From Anticarsia gemmatalis isolate Benzon Research Colony breed Stoneville strain chromosome 27, ilAntGemm2 primary, whole genome shotgun sequence, one genomic window encodes:
- the LOC142984356 gene encoding uncharacterized protein LOC142984356 produces MIIILFIFLTTVFAGSYEKYIELLPEEEKQEFLEKIARRIMENIQSKENKERFSRELSDDQLKEHNEFVESILKEETEQMMKNNTSAAENSKNEEENNSEGNTEMKSIKLDRDDVQDEENVDLTVNRRNNDDEGAIEDSTEPNQDIPIQKRSDPTDGNDSITDEVKETVEEVRTEASKDDDESTQERFGKKSSDIKDSSEIQTKSDSNASVRDNSASDIEPEKKSNEKTTVNASGEKSNSLSCEEAAVKPGEDSNSDSKENSTDKPSAENSNSASNEKTTVKVSAENSNNDEDKIQSTEGKFDIIPTRTTTDSDSQTQINDFEVETEKQSESVENSRRSNVDGNHKTTVNYTTESNININSTKIKQNEENSTQSSVSIDEGTTELIAETTYKTITKTISNFDDKNSPDVTENSIDKTTTENIQTLTESPVSTVPELKGTQAETTTENSPNIMNLVSKTDPSIDMLKYLSLKTKTKLAGTRRNGKETLVDKAVKNAVSNFRKFSARLDSSIKRKNELKSPDIVMPDNYEVHEIPENQAPFVEKPSTSIEQPHFAPIYNYSPDNAFYNPRNGQGPNIVEENTIETENLRNRNDNKKPEFLIDLYEMVGKLNAAKKEEANARARIEDDKRNEEKDNKILLPDMPVPEAYNLGDGLKSHIRGVRTALFIDKQIEKTKKDSNEVSNFENADRNLTYSDNFVIVNPDDVSMKKDKRKPMIMNLIDINKSLNNGVYSKTDGKALRMNIIGKKGKRNDAEQGVDEYGNAKLTGNYDTIAEILQLADEGDVFVVMEHLQQLGLPITRRANSPVVSYMSILKDLLKEDSVALKRYDWLATTVEIQSSILKIQELIRRKRDNMPIHPSDVQILKYIVFLHNFATQFTEANSLKNKLRKKYLLPRNKNRKNSSRILKEKGLLHRPWLYLRTLLPNLNDKATLERVEGFINDVEDRLFDLHRALSSLTAVTTYKHQNWYANLKDLYITENPETKVLRELLLHMSVVRLIELIENSCKKGLEYDFIDYMKRNKKEAKSTLEEMIFVLKLVNDAKNDLTTSYNSSYWQHCRVYVKMLVVYHWREKMTDDEDSYCRLCAEPTPKQQLIEPDGDVGLNSKIAAKMSWINVDISTTKTLPDSICFSCFDLLERTWSFLHNVRTAQAKLNKIFLKKTVSDDAVSDAKIDLEVGVKPVNEDWEDFVIKQEVKPEIEVQIETVDPNSLIDLTLGVVKTERLSIDDDHLDSDGMNSTDSDVPLYVTAKKKKVRKKKNFKAENDSDLLNDVECLTWDDYMCRCPDCDAQCKNIVSLRLHSLQIHSHCCTFKCSDCGKVLSSYRSFTNHARTHKKNLRYCCEFCNKTFISTMNLKSHKNSSHKDAYSTICHNCGATFENSDLLRDHLNIYARNNQKRIKKQKVPQTNDSSKDLKCKLCNKEFKSRTSLHQHKTVHTERSRDFACHVCGKMFFTKGTLTTHLMTHEDAKRYKCEFCPMAFHARGNLHAHISLHSGAKPFVCEQCGKSFRAKRHLKSHSIVHTDLKPYSCNYCSKTFRFKTRLNLHLRQHTGAKPYNCVYCQRDFTNGSNYKKHMRRKHNIDTSSRRKYENDIRNETNMENSDAERSQT; encoded by the exons atgattattatattatttatatttttgacgaCAGTTTTCGCTGGCAGCTATGAGAAATACATCGAATTACTACCCGAAGAAGAGAAGCAGGAGTTCTTAGAGAAGATAGCCAGAAGAATCATGGAGAACATTCAGAGTAAAGAGAATAAAGAGAGGTTTAGCAGAGAACTTAGTGATGATCAGTTGAAAGAACATAATGAGTTCGTTGAATCTATATTGAAAGAAGAGACTGAACAAATGATGAAAAATAATACTTCTGCTGCTGAGAATTCAAAGAACGAAGAAGAGAACAATTCAGAAGGGAATACAGAAATGAAATCTATAAAACTTGATAGGGACGATGTACAAGATGAAGAAAACGTAGATTTGACGGTAAACAGACGTAATAACGACGATGAAGGCGCTATAGAGGACTCTACTGAGCCCAATCAAGATATACCAATACAAAAACGATCTGATCCAACCGATGGCAACGATTCTATCACAGATGAGGTCAAAGAAACTGTAGAAGAAGTAAGAACAGAGGCGAGTAAAGACGATGATGAATCAACTCAAGAACGTTTTGGTAAAAAATCTTCAGATATTAAAGATTCCAGTGAAATACAAACTAAAAGTGACTCTAACGCGTCGGTCAGGGACAATTCAGCTTCGGATATAGaacctgaaaaaaaaagcaaTGAAAAAACGACGGTAAATGCATCGGGAGAGAAATCAAATTCCCTAAGCTGCGAAGAAGCGGCTGTTAAACCAGGAGAAGATTCAAATTCGGATAGCAAAGAAAACTCAACTGACAAACCATCAGCAGAGAATTCAAATTCGGCGAGCAACGAAAAAACTACAGTGAAAGTTTCAGCTGAAAATTCAAATAACGATGAAGATAAAATTCAAAGTACTGAAGGAAAATTTGATATAATACCTACTAGAACTACCACTGACAGTGATTCTCAGACACAAATCAATGATTTCGAGGTTGAAACTGAAAAACAGAGTGAATCTGTGGAGAATTCTAGACGTTCAAATGTAGACGGAAATCACAAGACAACAGTTAACTATACTACtgaatctaatataaatataaattcaactaaaattaaacaaaatgaaGAAAACAGCACACAATCTAGCGTCTCAATCGATGAAGGAACCACTGAATTAATTGCAGAAACGACTTACAAAACAATCACTAAAACAATCTCCAATTTTGATGACAAAAATTCACCTGACGTCACTGAAAATTCTATAGATAAAACTACAACTGAAAACATACAGACATTAACTGAAAGTCCTGTATCCACTGTCCCTGAATTGAAAGGAACACAGGCTGAAACGACTACTGAAAATAGCCCTAATATAATGAATTTAGTTTCTAAAACAGATCCGTCAATtgatatgttaaaatatttgagtttgaaaacgaaaacaaaactaGCAGGCACTAGAAGGAATGGGAAAGAGACATTAGTTGATAAAGCTGTAAAAAATGCTGTATCGAATTTCAGGAAATTCTCCGCTAGACTAGACTCCAGTATTAAACGTAAGAACGAGTTAAAGAGTCCTGATATTGTAATGCCAGATAATTATGAAGTTCATGAGATTC ctgaaaaCCAAGCTCCATTCGTTGAGAAACCATCAACATCGATAGAACAGCCTCACTTCGCCCCAATCTACAATTATTCACCAGACAACGCGTTTTACAACCCACGAAACGGTCAAGGGCCCAACATAGTTGAAGAGAACACCATAGAAACGGAAAACTTACGAAACAGAAATGATAATAAGAAACCAGAATTTCTTATAGATTTGTATGAAATGGTAGGAAAGTTAAATGCTGCTAAGAAAGAAGAAGCAAACGCGAGAGCAAGAATCGAAGACGACAAACGAAATGAAGAAAAAGATAATAAGATTTTGTTACCAGATATGCCTGTGCCAGAGGCTTATAACTTGGGAGATGGTCTTAAAAGTCATATAAGAGGAGTCAGAACAGCTTTATTCATAGacaaacaaatagaaaaaacGAAAAAAGATTCAAATGAAGTCAGCAATTTTGAAAATGCCGACAGAAATTTAACGTACAGTGATAATTTCGTAATTGTAAATCCAGATGATGTTTCTATGAagaaagataaaagaaaacctATGATTATGAATTTGATTGATATTAATAAGTCATTGAATAATGGTGTTTATTCGAAGACTGATGGGAAAGCTTTGAGAATGAATATTATTGGTAAGAAGGGTAAGCGTAATGATGCTGAACAAGGTGTCGATGAATACGGGAATGCAAAACTTACAG GTAATTATGACACAATAGCAGAAATCCTACAATTAGCTGATGAGGGAGACGTTTTTGTGGTCATGGAACACTTACAGCAATTAGGTCTACCAATTACGAGAAGAGCCAATTCACCCGTAGTATCATATATGAGCATACTCAAAGATTTATTGAAAGAAGACAGTGTGGCTTTAAAGCGATATGATTGGCTCGCAACTACGGTGGAAATACAATCatctattttgaaaatacaggAACTTAT ACGAAGAAAACGCGACAACATGCCAATCCACCCATCAGACGTACAGATTCTAAAATACATAGTATTTCTTCATAATTTCGCAACACAATTCACTGAAGCAAACAGCCTGAAGAATAAACTAAGGAAAAAATACCTCTTACCAAGAAATAAGAATAGAAAAAATAGCAGCAGAATTTTGAAGGAAAAAGGTTTATTACATAGACCGTGGCTGTATTTGAGAACGCTCTTGCctaatttaaatgataaagCGACTTTAGAAAGGGTTGAAGGTTTTATTAATGATGTCGAAGACCGTTTATTTGAT CTTCACCGTGCGCTAAGTAGTCTAACAGCAGTTACAACGTACAAACATCAAAATTGGTACGCGAACTTGAAAGATTTGTATATAACAGAAAATCCAGAAACAAAAGTTCTACGTGAATTATTACTTCACATGTCTGTAGTTAGACTAATAGAATTAATAGAAAACAGCTGTAAGAAAGGACTAGAATATGACTTCATAGATTATATgaagagaaataaaaaagaagcaAAAAGCACTTTGGAAgaaatgatttttgttttgaagCTTGTAAATGATGCTAAAAATGACTTAACTACATCGTA TAACAGTTCTTACTGGCAACACTGTCGCGTCTATGTCAAAATGCTTGTTGTTTATCATTGGAGAGA AAAAATGACAGACGATGAAGACTCTTACTGTCGTCTATGCGCTGAACCAACGCCAAAACAACAGCTTATAGAACCTGATGGGGATGTAGGACTAAACTCGAAGATCGCCGCAAAAATGTCATGGATAAATGTTGATATTTCTACCACAAAAACTCTTCCTGACTCCATCTGCTTCTCATGTTTCGACTTATTGGAACGTACTTGGTCTTTCCTGCACAACGTGAGGACCGCGCAAGCGAAATTGAACAAGATATTCTTGAAGAAAACTGTTTCGGATGACGCTGTTTCTGACGCGAAAATTGACTTGGAGGTCGGTGTAAAGCCTGTGAATGAGGATTGGGAGGACTTTGTCATCAAGCAGGAGGTAAAACCAGAGATTGAAGTGCAAATAGAGACAGTAGATCCTAATTCCTTGATTGATTTGACGCTAGGAGTTGTGAAGACAGAAAGGCTTAGTATTGATGATGATCACCTCGATTCAGACGGCATGAACTCCACAGATAGTGATGTACCTCTATACGTGACAGCTAAGAAGAAGAAAgtgagaaaaaaaaagaattttaagGCAGAAAATGATTCGGATTTATTGAATGATGTTGAATGTTTGACATGGGATGACTATATGTGCCGCTGTCCAGACTGTGATGCtcaatgtaaaaatatagtatCTTTACGCCTCCATTCTTTACAAATACATTCACACTGTTGTACATTCAAATGCTCGGACTGCGGTAAAGTATTATCCAGTTATAGATCGTTCACAAATCATGCGAGAACTCACAAAAAGAATCTTAGATACTGCTGTGAGTTTTGCAACAAGACTTTTATATCTACGATGAATCTCAAAAGCCATAAaaactcatcacacaaagacgCATACTCAACTATCTGCCACAACTGCGGAGCTACCTTCGAAAACTCAGACTTACTACGTGACCATCTCAATATTTATGCTAGAAACAAccaaaaaagaattaaaaaacaaaaagtaccaCAAACAAATGATTCAAGTAAGGATTTGAAATGTAAACTTTGTAATAAAGAGTTTAAATCGCGGACAAGTTTGCATCAACACAAAACAGTACACACTGAACGTAGCAGAGACTTCGCTTGTCATGTCTGCGGTAAGATGTTCTTCACTAAAGGGACGTTGACGACTCATTTAATGACCCATGAAGATGCTAAACGCTACAAATGCGAATTCTGTCCAATGGCTTTCCACGCAAGAGGGAATCTCCATGCACACATCAGTCTACACTCCGGTGCAAAACCATTCGTCTGTGAGCAGTGCGGCAAAAGTTTCAGAGCGAAACGTCACTTGAAATCACATTCCATAGTACATACAGACTTAAAACCGTACTCATGTAATTACTGTAGTAAGACTTTTAGATTTAAGACGCGTTTAAACTTACATCTAAGACAACATACGGGTGCTAAGCCGTATAACTGTGTGTATTGTCAAAGAGACTTTACAAACGGGTCGAATTATAAAAAGCATATGAGACGTAAACACAATATTGATACGTCTAGCCggagaaaatatgaaaatgatatTAGAAATGAGACTAATATGGAGAATAGTGACGCTGAGAGAAGTCAAACGTAA